From the genome of Yersinia enterocolitica, one region includes:
- the pstA gene encoding phosphate ABC transporter, permease protein PstA: MSGVTKKWFASGSPWIWLTASAVSISLLALLGIILLLAGQGMRYFWPAPVYLFELKQTAAGPVKMIGEIYQQQTLSRQQLEQAGVMLPSQAGETVTRYLIKTGNREIQSQDFHRLLDSDIQQRTLPKDLLVLDRQNNGTAYGFLAGMLDNGQPLVGNDLAQELQKRIPVIQGLVKRAQDIQFRQMNMLNQQFEALRLEKKRLQMNGDLDSKSQDRIEAEWGALQRSHQAMMETLRELQTEQSRYTLLLRDMNGQIHPLSLSQINRAWYPNDMTFGQKLHHWAAQTQKFLTDNPRNANTEGGVFPAIFGTVLMVILMSIVVMPLGVIAAVYLHEYAGKNWLTRMIRISVVNLAGVPSIVYGVFGLGFFVYLIGGSLDKLFYPEALPNPTFGTPGVLWAALTLALLTLPVVIVATEEGLSRIPASLRQGSQALGATKAETLWHIVLPMAAPAMITGLILAVARAAGETAPLMLVGVVKSAPLLPVDGIFPFLHLERKFMHLSFQIYDMAFQSPNVEAARPLVFATALLLVIIVVGLNLAAIGIRHHLREKYRGLLL; the protein is encoded by the coding sequence GTGTCTGGCGTGACCAAAAAGTGGTTTGCATCGGGTTCCCCGTGGATCTGGCTAACCGCTAGTGCTGTCAGTATCAGCCTGCTGGCGTTGCTTGGGATCATATTATTGTTGGCAGGCCAAGGGATGCGATATTTCTGGCCCGCCCCGGTCTATCTGTTTGAGCTTAAGCAAACGGCGGCAGGCCCGGTCAAAATGATTGGTGAAATTTATCAACAGCAGACGCTGTCACGTCAGCAATTAGAACAAGCCGGCGTGATGTTACCGTCGCAGGCCGGTGAGACAGTAACCCGCTATTTGATTAAAACCGGTAACCGTGAGATTCAGAGTCAGGATTTCCATCGCCTGCTGGACAGTGATATCCAGCAACGCACTTTGCCTAAAGATCTGCTGGTGCTGGATCGCCAAAACAATGGTACGGCATACGGTTTCCTCGCTGGCATGTTGGATAACGGCCAACCGTTAGTGGGCAATGATTTGGCTCAGGAACTGCAAAAACGTATTCCTGTGATACAAGGTCTGGTCAAGCGCGCGCAGGATATTCAGTTCCGCCAAATGAATATGCTCAATCAACAGTTTGAGGCGTTGCGGTTAGAGAAGAAACGGCTACAAATGAATGGCGACCTTGACAGTAAATCGCAGGACCGTATCGAGGCGGAGTGGGGGGCGCTGCAACGTAGCCATCAAGCCATGATGGAAACATTACGCGAGCTACAAACCGAGCAAAGTCGCTACACGCTGTTATTGCGCGACATGAATGGGCAAATCCACCCACTGTCACTTAGCCAGATTAACCGCGCCTGGTATCCCAATGACATGACTTTCGGGCAAAAACTACATCATTGGGCAGCACAAACTCAGAAATTCCTGACCGATAATCCGCGCAATGCCAATACCGAGGGCGGTGTGTTCCCAGCGATTTTTGGTACGGTACTGATGGTGATATTGATGTCTATCGTGGTCATGCCATTAGGGGTGATTGCTGCGGTGTATTTACATGAATATGCCGGCAAAAACTGGTTGACCCGAATGATCCGTATTTCTGTGGTGAATCTGGCTGGGGTGCCCTCTATTGTTTATGGCGTGTTTGGCCTCGGTTTCTTTGTCTATCTGATTGGTGGATCACTGGATAAACTGTTTTACCCAGAGGCGCTCCCCAACCCGACATTCGGTACCCCTGGCGTTTTATGGGCGGCGTTAACGCTAGCACTGCTGACGTTGCCAGTGGTGATTGTTGCCACCGAAGAGGGGCTATCACGCATTCCGGCCAGCTTGCGGCAAGGCTCGCAAGCGCTGGGAGCCACTAAGGCTGAGACACTGTGGCATATTGTGTTACCGATGGCGGCACCGGCGATGATTACCGGGCTTATTTTGGCGGTGGCACGGGCTGCGGGGGAAACCGCGCCGCTGATGCTGGTAGGGGTGGTGAAATCAGCGCCGCTCTTGCCAGTCGATGGTATCTTCCCGTTCCTGCATTTAGAACGTAAGTTCATGCATTTGAGCTTCCAGATATACGATATGGCATTTCAAAGCCCCAATGTGGAAGCGGCTCGCCCATTAGTCTTTGCCACAGCTCTGCTGCTGGTGATCATTGTGGTCGGCCTTAATTTAGCGGCTATTGGTATTCGCCATCATTTGCGTGAAAAATATCGAGGTTTATTGTTGTGA
- the pstB gene encoding phosphate ABC transporter ATP-binding protein, giving the protein MGLLTPDSLPLLDVQQLTDEQTALAVEKLNLFYGDKQVLHDISFNVPKHRVTALIGPSGCGKSTLLRCFNRMNDLLDNCHLEGEIRLGSEIITDKTTDVAALRRRVGMVFQRPNPFPKSIYENVVYGLRLQGIRDRRVLDDAVERSLRAAALWHEVKDRLRENAFRLSSGQQQRLVIARAIAIEPEVLLLDEPTSALDPISTLTIEELITTLKQQYTVVLVTHNMQQAARVSDYTAFIHQGSLVEYNDTDALFTSPRQRRTEDYITGRYG; this is encoded by the coding sequence ATGGGACTTTTGACGCCAGATTCGCTGCCGCTGCTTGATGTGCAGCAATTGACCGACGAGCAAACAGCGCTGGCGGTCGAAAAGCTCAATTTATTTTATGGTGACAAACAGGTGTTGCACGATATTTCATTTAATGTGCCTAAGCACCGTGTTACTGCGCTGATTGGCCCGTCTGGTTGTGGTAAATCTACCTTATTGCGCTGCTTTAACCGCATGAATGATTTGCTGGATAACTGCCATCTTGAGGGTGAAATCCGGCTAGGTAGTGAAATTATCACCGATAAAACCACTGACGTTGCCGCATTGCGTCGGCGGGTTGGCATGGTGTTTCAGCGGCCCAACCCATTCCCTAAGTCAATTTATGAGAATGTGGTATATGGCCTGCGCTTGCAGGGGATTCGTGACCGTCGGGTGCTTGATGATGCTGTTGAGCGCTCATTGCGGGCCGCAGCATTGTGGCATGAAGTGAAGGACCGGTTGCGGGAAAATGCCTTTCGCCTCTCCAGCGGCCAGCAGCAGCGCTTGGTCATCGCCAGAGCCATTGCTATTGAACCTGAGGTGTTATTGCTCGATGAGCCGACATCCGCTCTGGACCCAATATCCACCCTAACCATCGAAGAGTTGATAACCACACTCAAGCAGCAGTACACCGTGGTACTGGTCACCCATAATATGCAGCAGGCGGCGCGAGTCTCGGATTACACCGCCTTCATTCATCAAGGGAGCCTGGTGGAATATAACGATACCGATGCGTTGTTCACTTCACCGCGTCAGCGCCGGACGGAAGATTATATTACCGGGCGTTACGGTTGA
- a CDS encoding YkgJ family cysteine cluster protein, whose translation MKELLITQPDFMETFSCVGTACREHCCKGQNVTLDRNRYQKYIKSPYAEIKRIAINQISVTQASLASWANIHPDSQGNCPFLDEQRLCQIHKHAGAHALSHSCATFPRVEHVYKNQKIKSMSLSCPEVTRQALFSDDALTLRFSTINQYDYYKAPDIVIEERLVNRACAAIAASQQPNIEENLWAINCLLHNYQAWDDVSKIKMVEIDNLRTELIATMMVGQAAHELAAAKREPTIGDERLNFLADFIAQLADIRGRNTLAAYAQPLLSYATNDLIEQNNNKQQLNNAWQQYALPFFTKYPSVWRNYFLLRIHHDQLAMGDEQAAVTVFNLQAIDFFYLKALISAYASQHGELTEDDVIGIIYSYHACRESTDSSSQKFKQDVMAWALKEDFSLLSLLA comes from the coding sequence GTGAAAGAGCTATTGATAACTCAGCCTGATTTTATGGAGACATTTAGTTGTGTCGGCACAGCATGTCGCGAACACTGCTGCAAAGGCCAAAATGTCACGCTTGATAGAAATCGTTATCAAAAATACATTAAAAGCCCTTACGCAGAAATTAAACGTATTGCCATTAACCAGATTTCTGTTACTCAAGCCAGCCTTGCCTCTTGGGCCAATATTCACCCAGATAGTCAGGGGAATTGCCCCTTTCTTGATGAACAACGGTTATGTCAAATTCACAAACATGCCGGCGCTCATGCACTGAGTCACAGTTGCGCAACTTTCCCCCGCGTTGAACATGTTTATAAAAATCAGAAAATTAAAAGTATGTCACTCTCTTGCCCTGAAGTAACCCGGCAGGCGTTATTTTCCGATGACGCGCTAACGTTGCGTTTTTCTACTATCAACCAATATGACTATTACAAAGCACCGGATATTGTTATTGAAGAGCGGTTGGTTAATCGCGCTTGTGCGGCAATTGCAGCCAGCCAGCAACCGAATATTGAAGAAAATCTTTGGGCGATAAATTGTTTATTACATAATTATCAAGCCTGGGATGACGTGAGCAAAATTAAAATGGTTGAGATAGACAACCTGCGCACTGAACTTATCGCCACCATGATGGTGGGGCAAGCAGCCCATGAACTGGCTGCGGCGAAGAGAGAGCCGACTATCGGTGATGAGCGATTAAATTTCTTGGCTGATTTTATTGCACAACTGGCTGATATTCGGGGGCGAAATACACTGGCGGCTTATGCTCAACCGTTGCTGAGCTACGCCACTAATGACCTGATTGAGCAAAATAATAATAAGCAACAATTAAACAATGCATGGCAACAGTATGCATTGCCCTTTTTTACCAAATACCCGTCAGTATGGCGCAATTATTTTCTGTTACGCATTCATCATGACCAATTGGCGATGGGGGATGAGCAAGCGGCGGTTACAGTATTTAATCTACAAGCTATAGATTTCTTCTATTTGAAAGCACTCATTTCAGCCTATGCCAGCCAGCATGGGGAGCTAACCGAAGATGACGTGATTGGTATTATCTATTCTTATCATGCGTGTCGGGAATCCACGGACAGCTCAAGCCAGAAATTTAAACAAGACGTTATGGCTTGGGCGCTAAAAGAAGATTTTTCATTATTATCGTTGTTGGCGTGA
- a CDS encoding flagellar protein FliB, with the protein MKELQIIQPEFVNNFSCIGSDCRDHCCSGWSISLDKNTYRKYKNSQNQSIRNIAVKNITVTRTNPSNWAKIRLKSDGNCPYLDESRLCEVHKRLGSEALSHTCSTYPRSSHKYKTEQFNTLTLSCPEVTRLVLFNPHAFTLHEETVQQKQYFNDEKINTEGQFIHYYCNQIVTMPNDNFEENIYAVHVFMHCCKNIDSTVDDKLQMIFELYTTIRAKLQAGDIREEVAKITFNANARWHFLMIYQRNTVSAMGTRGHKTLFNYMAFLIHHLMNEVDVNQLEERMAMLSATWNDRVMPLLNQHPHILRNFFQYNFYHNQFALSKTDDIDKDFHSYVIDFFIIKSVISAFVIHNGTLSEDDIINIVYSYSIFKLHKSNAQSILLSNIDKVNESDDFSLLNMLN; encoded by the coding sequence GTGAAGGAATTACAGATTATCCAACCTGAATTCGTTAATAATTTCAGTTGTATTGGGTCAGACTGCCGTGACCACTGTTGCAGTGGTTGGAGTATCAGTCTCGATAAAAACACCTACCGAAAATATAAAAATAGCCAAAACCAAAGTATTAGAAACATAGCAGTTAAGAATATTACAGTTACACGAACAAACCCATCCAATTGGGCTAAAATACGCCTTAAAAGCGATGGCAACTGCCCTTATCTTGACGAGTCTCGTCTGTGTGAAGTACATAAACGCTTGGGGAGCGAGGCGCTTAGTCATACTTGCTCGACATATCCACGCAGTAGCCATAAGTACAAAACAGAACAATTTAATACTTTGACACTTTCCTGCCCAGAGGTTACCCGGTTGGTATTGTTTAATCCGCATGCATTTACTCTGCATGAGGAAACTGTTCAGCAAAAACAGTATTTCAATGACGAAAAAATAAACACCGAGGGGCAATTTATTCACTATTACTGTAACCAAATAGTGACTATGCCGAATGATAATTTTGAAGAGAATATTTATGCGGTTCATGTTTTTATGCACTGCTGTAAAAATATCGATAGCACCGTCGATGACAAATTACAGATGATATTTGAATTATATACCACCATTCGAGCCAAGTTGCAGGCTGGCGATATACGAGAAGAGGTTGCAAAGATCACTTTTAATGCTAACGCACGTTGGCATTTCCTAATGATATATCAAAGGAATACGGTTAGCGCTATGGGTACTAGGGGACATAAAACGCTATTTAATTATATGGCTTTTCTCATTCATCATTTGATGAATGAAGTAGATGTTAACCAGCTAGAAGAACGTATGGCGATGTTAAGCGCTACCTGGAATGACAGAGTTATGCCGTTGCTTAACCAACACCCCCATATTCTACGTAATTTTTTTCAGTATAATTTCTACCATAATCAGTTTGCACTTAGTAAAACTGATGATATTGATAAGGATTTTCATTCCTACGTTATCGATTTTTTTATTATAAAATCAGTTATCAGTGCATTTGTAATACACAATGGCACGTTGAGTGAAGATGATATCATTAATATCGTCTATTCATACAGTATCTTTAAGCTGCACAAGAGTAATGCTCAAAGTATCCTGTTATCTAACATAGATAAAGTCAATGAAAGTGATGATTTTTCTTTACTGAATATGTTGAATTGA
- a CDS encoding GNAT family N-acetyltransferase (catalyzes the formation of N(1)- and N(8)-acetylspermidine from spermidine), with the protein MSTTNSVRLRPLERDDLPFVHQLDNNASVMRYWFEEPYEAFVELSDLYDKHIHDQSERRFIIESQGTKVGLVELVEINHIHRRAEFQIIIDPAHQGQGHAGAAARLAMEYGFSVLNLYKLYLIVDKENQKAIHIYTKLGFEIEGELKQEFFINGEYRTVIRMCIFQPQYLAKYKTPSIKSA; encoded by the coding sequence ATGTCTACCACTAACAGCGTCAGGTTACGCCCACTGGAACGGGATGACTTGCCGTTTGTTCACCAGTTAGATAACAATGCCAGCGTGATGCGCTATTGGTTTGAAGAGCCTTACGAGGCCTTTGTTGAACTGTCTGATCTGTATGATAAACATATTCATGACCAGAGTGAGCGCCGCTTTATTATTGAAAGCCAGGGGACAAAAGTCGGTCTGGTGGAGTTAGTTGAAATTAACCATATTCACCGCCGTGCTGAGTTTCAGATAATTATCGACCCGGCTCATCAGGGTCAAGGCCATGCAGGGGCTGCCGCAAGACTGGCGATGGAATATGGTTTTTCGGTACTGAATTTGTACAAACTTTATCTGATTGTTGATAAAGAAAATCAAAAAGCCATCCATATCTATACAAAATTAGGCTTTGAAATAGAGGGTGAATTAAAGCAAGAGTTCTTTATCAATGGTGAATACCGTACTGTAATTCGTATGTGCATTTTCCAACCACAATATTTGGCAAAATATAAAACACCATCGATAAAGAGTGCTTAA
- a CDS encoding phosphoribosylglycinamide formyltransferase, translated as MKKIVVLVSGQGSNLQALIDAQQQGRISGTISAVFSNNPDAYGLERAELAGIPHHAVDAKSYADRASFDLALAQAIDYYQPDLLVLAGYMRILSAEFVQHYAGRMLNIHPSLLPKYPGLHTHRQALENGDPEHGTSVHFVTEELDGGPVILQAKVPVFSEDSEEDVVERVQTQEHSIYPLVVSWFTDGRLAMRDNAAWLDGERLPAQGYAAE; from the coding sequence ATGAAAAAGATAGTGGTTTTGGTCTCCGGCCAGGGCAGTAATCTACAAGCGTTGATCGACGCCCAACAACAAGGGCGTATTTCAGGCACCATCAGTGCCGTGTTCAGTAATAACCCTGATGCTTATGGGTTGGAACGTGCTGAATTGGCGGGTATTCCCCACCATGCTGTGGATGCCAAGTCCTATGCGGATCGCGCCAGTTTTGATTTGGCATTGGCGCAAGCCATTGACTACTATCAGCCTGACTTACTGGTGTTAGCCGGTTATATGCGCATTCTCAGTGCAGAGTTTGTTCAGCACTATGCTGGCCGGATGTTAAATATCCATCCGTCACTGTTGCCGAAATACCCCGGTCTGCACACTCATCGTCAGGCACTGGAAAACGGTGATCCGGAGCATGGCACCTCAGTGCATTTCGTTACTGAAGAGCTGGACGGCGGCCCGGTTATTCTGCAAGCCAAAGTACCGGTTTTCAGTGAGGATAGCGAAGAGGATGTGGTCGAAAGAGTACAAACTCAGGAACACAGCATTTATCCGCTGGTAGTCAGTTGGTTTACCGATGGCCGTCTTGCTATGCGTGATAATGCCGCCTGGCTGGATGGTGAACGCCTACCTGCCCAAGGCTACGCGGCTGAATAA
- a CDS encoding phosphoribosylformylglycinamidine cyclo-ligase encodes MTNKTSLSYKDAGVDIDAGNDLVDRIKGVVKQTRRPEVMGGLGGFGALCALPQKYREPILVSGTDGVGTKLRLAMDLKRHDTIGIDLVAMCVNDLVVQGAEPLFFLDYFATGKLDVDTAASVITGIAEGCKQSGCALVGGETAEMPGMYHGEDYDVAGFCVGVVEKSEIIDGSKVTPGDALVALGASGPHSNGYSLVRKILEVSNTNPEQTQLDGKSLADHLLEPTKIYVKSILSLIEQLDIHAIAHLTGGGFWENIPRVLPAGTQAVIDEASWQWPAVFSWLQQAGNVSRHEMYRTFNCGVGMVVALPAELADIAVELLTASGEKAWKIGVIAAATDGADQVIINP; translated from the coding sequence GTGACCAACAAAACCTCTCTCAGCTATAAAGACGCAGGCGTAGATATCGATGCCGGTAATGACCTTGTTGATCGCATAAAAGGTGTGGTTAAACAAACTCGTCGCCCAGAAGTGATGGGTGGATTGGGCGGGTTCGGTGCCCTGTGTGCTTTGCCACAAAAATACCGTGAACCTATTTTAGTCTCAGGCACCGACGGCGTAGGCACTAAGCTGCGCCTGGCGATGGACCTGAAACGCCACGATACCATTGGTATCGATTTAGTGGCCATGTGTGTCAATGACCTGGTGGTTCAGGGTGCTGAACCGCTGTTCTTCCTTGACTACTTTGCCACCGGTAAACTGGATGTGGATACTGCCGCCAGTGTGATTACCGGTATCGCCGAAGGGTGTAAACAATCAGGTTGTGCACTGGTTGGCGGCGAAACCGCAGAAATGCCGGGGATGTACCACGGTGAAGATTATGACGTTGCCGGTTTCTGCGTTGGTGTAGTTGAAAAGTCTGAAATCATTGATGGCAGCAAAGTGACACCGGGTGATGCGTTGGTTGCCTTAGGTGCCAGCGGCCCGCATTCCAATGGTTATTCACTGGTACGCAAAATTCTGGAAGTCAGCAACACCAATCCTGAGCAAACTCAGTTGGATGGTAAATCGCTGGCTGACCATTTGCTGGAACCGACCAAAATCTACGTTAAATCCATTCTCAGCCTGATTGAGCAGCTTGATATTCATGCTATTGCTCATCTGACTGGCGGCGGCTTCTGGGAAAACATCCCACGGGTATTACCCGCAGGGACTCAAGCGGTTATCGACGAAGCTAGCTGGCAGTGGCCTGCGGTATTTAGTTGGTTGCAGCAAGCCGGCAATGTCAGCCGCCACGAAATGTATCGTACCTTTAACTGTGGTGTCGGCATGGTTGTTGCGCTCCCGGCAGAACTGGCTGATATTGCCGTTGAGTTACTGACCGCATCCGGTGAGAAAGCCTGGAAAATCGGTGTGATTGCGGCGGCGACTGACGGTGCAGATCAAGTCATCATCAATCCATAA
- a CDS encoding uracil phosphoribosyltransferase: MKIVEVKHPLVKHKLGLMRENDISTKRFRELASEVGSLLTYVATADLETEKVTIEGWNGPVEIEQIKGKKITVVPILRAGLGMMEGVLENIPSARISVVGVYRDEETLKPVPYFQKLVADINERMALVVDPMLATGGSMIATIDLLKKAGCQSIKVLVLVAAPEGIKALEEAHPDVELYTAAIDQCLNEHGYIIPGLGDAGDKIFGTK; this comes from the coding sequence ATGAAGATCGTTGAGGTGAAACACCCGCTAGTAAAACATAAACTTGGTTTGATGCGTGAGAATGATATCAGCACGAAGCGTTTTCGCGAGTTAGCGTCTGAAGTAGGGAGTTTGCTGACTTACGTGGCAACCGCCGATCTGGAAACTGAGAAAGTCACCATTGAGGGTTGGAACGGGCCGGTAGAGATTGAACAGATTAAAGGTAAGAAAATTACGGTGGTGCCGATCCTACGTGCTGGTTTAGGCATGATGGAAGGGGTGTTGGAAAATATACCGAGTGCCCGCATTAGCGTGGTGGGTGTCTATCGTGATGAAGAGACACTAAAACCGGTACCGTATTTCCAGAAACTGGTTGCTGATATCAACGAACGTATGGCGTTGGTTGTTGACCCTATGCTGGCAACCGGTGGTTCGATGATTGCGACTATCGATTTGCTGAAGAAAGCCGGCTGCCAGAGCATTAAAGTGTTGGTATTGGTTGCCGCACCGGAGGGTATCAAAGCGCTAGAAGAAGCGCACCCAGACGTAGAGCTGTATACCGCCGCCATCGATCAGTGCCTGAACGAACACGGTTATATCATTCCAGGTTTGGGTGATGCCGGGGATAAGATTTTCGGAACCAAATAA
- a CDS encoding uracil permease translates to MSRRTIGVSERPPLLQTIPLSFQHLFAMFGATVLVPILFKINPATVLLFNGIGTLLYLFICKGKIPAYLGSSFAFISPVLLLLPLGYEVALGGFIMCGVLFCLVALIVKKAGTGWLNVLFPPAAMGAIVAVIGLELAGVAAGMAGLLPSQGVTVDSTTIIISMVTLGVTILGSVLFRGFFAIIPILIGVLVGYALSFVMGVVDLTPISQAHWFALPTFYTPRFEWFAILTILPAALVVIAEHIGHLVVTANIVKKDLIRDPGLHRSMFANGISTVISGFFGSTPNTTYGENIGVMAITRVYSTWVIGGAAILAIMLSCIGKLAAAIQAVPVPVMGGVSLLLYGVIAASGIRVLIESKVDYNKAQNLILTSVILIIGVSGAKVNIGATELKGMALATVVGIGLSLLFKVISLIRPEEEIIDAQEDESTR, encoded by the coding sequence ATGAGCCGTCGCACCATTGGTGTCAGCGAGCGTCCACCGCTGCTCCAGACGATCCCCCTGAGTTTTCAACATTTGTTCGCCATGTTTGGTGCCACCGTTTTAGTTCCTATTCTATTTAAAATTAACCCGGCCACGGTGCTGCTGTTCAACGGTATCGGAACCTTGCTCTATCTGTTTATTTGTAAGGGAAAAATCCCGGCTTACCTCGGCTCAAGTTTTGCGTTTATCTCACCGGTACTGCTGCTATTGCCCTTGGGATACGAAGTTGCCTTGGGTGGTTTTATCATGTGCGGCGTGCTGTTTTGTCTGGTGGCGCTGATTGTGAAAAAAGCCGGAACGGGTTGGCTGAATGTGCTGTTCCCGCCCGCGGCGATGGGGGCGATTGTTGCCGTTATCGGCCTTGAGTTAGCTGGCGTTGCTGCGGGTATGGCCGGATTATTGCCCTCCCAAGGTGTGACAGTAGATTCAACCACTATTATCATTTCAATGGTGACGTTAGGGGTAACCATTCTGGGATCGGTGCTGTTCCGTGGCTTCTTCGCCATTATCCCTATCTTGATCGGTGTGTTGGTCGGTTATGCTTTGTCATTCGTGATGGGGGTGGTTGATTTAACCCCGATTAGTCAGGCCCATTGGTTTGCCTTACCGACGTTTTATACCCCACGTTTTGAATGGTTCGCTATTTTAACCATCTTGCCTGCGGCGCTGGTGGTTATTGCCGAGCATATTGGGCACTTAGTGGTCACGGCGAATATTGTGAAAAAGGATTTGATTCGTGACCCTGGTCTGCATCGCTCGATGTTTGCCAACGGTATTTCGACGGTGATTTCCGGCTTCTTTGGCTCAACCCCCAATACCACGTATGGTGAGAATATCGGTGTTATGGCGATCACTCGTGTTTACAGTACTTGGGTGATAGGTGGCGCGGCGATTCTGGCGATCATGCTGTCTTGTATCGGTAAATTGGCTGCTGCCATTCAAGCGGTGCCAGTACCGGTGATGGGCGGTGTTTCACTACTGCTGTACGGTGTTATTGCCGCATCAGGTATCCGCGTGCTGATCGAGTCAAAAGTTGACTATAACAAAGCACAAAACCTGATCTTAACCTCCGTTATCCTGATCATCGGGGTGAGTGGCGCGAAAGTGAACATCGGCGCAACAGAACTGAAAGGCATGGCTTTAGCAACGGTTGTGGGGATTGGCTTGAGCTTGCTGTTTAAAGTGATCAGTCTGATTCGCCCTGAAGAAGAGATTATTGACGCCCAGGAAGACGAGTCCACACGTTAA
- a CDS encoding DnaA inactivator Hda (controls initiation of DNA replication by inhibiting re-initiation of replication, promotes hydrolysis of DnaA-bound ATP): protein MLVEVLLNTPAQLSLPLYLPDDETFASFYPGENPSLLAAIQSTVHQSHGSYIYFWSREGGGRSHLLHAACAELSQKGEAVGYVPLDKRAYFVPEVLDGMEQLALVCIDNIECIAGDEQWEMAIFNLYNRIVETGRTRLLITGDRPPRQLNLGLPDLASRLDWGQIYKLQPLSDDEKLQALQLRAKLRGFELPEDVGRFLLKRLDREMRTLFMTLDQLDRASITAQRKLTIPFVKETLSL, encoded by the coding sequence TTGTTGGTTGAGGTGCTTCTGAATACGCCGGCACAGCTTTCACTGCCACTCTATCTTCCCGATGATGAAACTTTTGCCAGTTTTTATCCGGGGGAGAACCCGTCCCTGTTAGCGGCGATCCAGTCCACTGTTCATCAGTCCCACGGCAGTTATATCTATTTTTGGTCGCGCGAAGGCGGTGGCCGGAGCCATCTATTACATGCAGCTTGTGCGGAGTTATCGCAAAAAGGCGAGGCGGTAGGCTATGTCCCGCTCGATAAACGTGCCTATTTTGTACCCGAAGTATTAGATGGTATGGAGCAGTTGGCGCTGGTTTGTATTGATAACATTGAGTGTATCGCGGGCGATGAGCAGTGGGAAATGGCGATCTTTAATCTCTATAACCGCATTGTTGAAACCGGCCGTACCCGTTTATTGATTACCGGTGATCGCCCACCACGGCAATTAAATCTCGGTTTGCCTGATTTAGCTTCACGCTTGGATTGGGGGCAGATCTATAAATTGCAGCCGTTGTCGGATGATGAAAAATTGCAGGCTTTACAGTTACGTGCCAAATTGCGTGGTTTTGAATTACCCGAAGACGTCGGCCGTTTCTTGCTAAAACGGTTGGATCGGGAAATGCGCACACTGTTTATGACCCTGGATCAACTTGATCGGGCCTCTATCACCGCCCAGCGTAAGCTCACCATTCCTTTTGTAAAAGAAACTCTTAGCCTTTAA
- the arsC gene encoding arsenate reductase (glutaredoxin): MKDVTFYHNPRCSKSRETLALVEQQGIQPQVILYLDNPPSVAGLKALLQQLGFHDARQLMRTKEDLYRTLNLADETLTQDQLLQAMSDNPKLIERPIVVYNGQARIGRPPEQVLEILP, from the coding sequence ATGAAAGATGTCACGTTTTATCATAATCCACGCTGCTCTAAAAGCCGGGAAACCCTCGCGCTGGTTGAACAGCAGGGGATTCAGCCACAGGTCATATTATATTTAGACAATCCACCGTCTGTGGCGGGGTTAAAAGCGTTACTGCAACAACTCGGCTTTCATGACGCGCGGCAGCTTATGCGCACCAAAGAAGATCTCTACCGAACACTGAATTTGGCAGATGAGACACTGACTCAGGATCAGTTACTGCAAGCGATGAGCGATAATCCAAAACTTATCGAGCGCCCAATTGTGGTTTATAACGGCCAGGCACGTATCGGCCGCCCGCCTGAGCAGGTGCTTGAGATTTTACCGTAA